A stretch of DNA from Takifugu rubripes chromosome 15, fTakRub1.2, whole genome shotgun sequence:
TGGGTCGGTACACTGACTGTTCTGAAAAGATCGGAAGCCTCTGAAGACAATCATTTCAGTCCAAAAGCTTGTTGCCTGAACTTTTCCCTCATTAGAAGAGATAAATAGAAACAACAAGTCAACAGAACCTCCATTATCATCAGAGACAAGCTCAACTTGAGAACCATCTCTTAcatctgcttccctcagctGTTCCCATGGTTTATAACATCACAATCCATTTCATTACCAGACTGCTGTGTTTCCATAGCTACCTGTCGTAGGCCATCACAGCCAGAATAGTCTGAATCCCGGCACCATATGTGTGTACACAGAGGGCCTGGATGATGGCCACCACATAGGGGATCCTTTTATGCCCTGTGAGAAAGTGCACCATGAGGCGAGGCAGCATCGCTGTTGCCCCCAGCAGATCACAGACCACCAGATGACAAATCATGATGAACATGGGTCTGTGCAGACTCTTGTCTATAAGAATGACACCGGCCACCACACCGTTGGCCAGCAGTGTCAGCAGGTAGGCAATCAGAGTCACGCAGAAGAACAAAGGGCCAGAGCCTGGAGGGACATAGAAGCCCACCAACTCAAACACCACCGGCTGTTTGAGAGGAGTCAGCATCGTTAAGTTCTCCATCAAAAGTTCTGGGGGGAAAGGATATTAAGAAGTAGTCAGGCAGCAAACAGGTCGTGACTGCACATGAACGCAGTAAACCATCATACCttcaaagaaaacaggaaacttCAAAATTCAATGTATTATCAAACACATAAAACTAAAAAGAGAATGTTTGAGGCTCACAACACTGTAAAAGTTGAAGATCACAAGGTGTCCTGTCTCCAGAGCGCTGATGCTCTGACTCAGCAGCAAGACTGTGTTGGCTTTTAATCACTGACTGGAGGGTTTGGACCATCAGCAGCATCATTAGCTGCCCAcaatcatcatcctcctcaacatcatcatcaccctcatcactgtcctcctcctcctcctcctcctcctcctcctcctcctcctcctcctcctcctcctcctcctcctcagcagcagcaattGGAGGCCTGTGAGCTCATGTTTCAAAACCAACTAATTAGCTCTAATGTCAAACTGTTCTACTCCGATAGAAGCAGATATTCAGATGTTTAACCTCCAACTGATGCATTTAGTCCAGATTGAAAATGTTGTATGTTGCTGAGACTCTCAGCATGATACGGCCAAGCTGCCACTAGAGACAGTATTGCTCTACCTGACCTTTCCAAGCTATTGTTATATTAGAAAGACCCCCAGGAACActattaaagaaataaaactgactttCTATTCAGATCTGTTCAACAATCAAGTTGCTTCTGGTTTTGTGAAGGAAAACTAAATATCAGGGTAGTCGATAATATATAATTAATGGGGTTCGGCAAGATAATATTCACCCTAATCCAAAGTTTTGTGTCACTCTTTGCAGTCAAAGAGATTTCTGCAAGATGATGTCAAACAACTACAAGTGTGAAGACTTTATTCAGCGAAATAGTTTAATAAGTGTGTTAGTTCATGTGGGATGGATGTGTCGCTGGTCTTTTGATGTGTAAGAagcttcaatcaatcaatcaatctttatttatatagcgtcttatacaatcaaaattgtttcaaggcgctttccagaatcccagggcctaaccccagacaagcaacagtggcaaggaaaaactccccttccTTGTCATGACACTCCCAGAGGGTTAATTACCATGTGCTGCCCTCACCATGCACCTCATTAATGTTCATTGTCAACACTTGCATCTGGTTGCTGTGGCAACCAGAAGACTGGGTGATGCAATTGGAGGACCATGAGAGGGCAGTTACCTCCCTGAGCACGCACAGCACGTCACAACAGTAACAATTGTTTTGGTTTATTCTTACAGAGTGGAACTGAAAAACTGTCACATGTTTGACAGCAACACTCAGATTTTGGTCAGTTTTTATTAGTCATTTTGATgtagaacaggaaggagaaagagagCTTCCTTGGTTCTTTTCTTAGAGAACTGTACATCATATCCCAAAAATGAACCATTATGTTTCCTACTGATAAACCCCTGGACCAACCTGAAAAATATTCGCCAGCTTTCAGGCTTGACAAGATCTGGTTGAACAATAAAACAGATTAAAATGTTTACATACTCTACCAGTCAAATAAGTCAAAACAGGTTTTACAGTTTAGATTCTTCAAAACAGCCTCCCTTTGCTTTGACTACAGCACCCTTGACCTTCTCTGGAGAAGCTTAATGAGGTGGTCACTTCAAATGCTTCGTGCAGCACCTGTAGGCCCTTTTGCTTTTACTTTGTGCTCCAGCTCATCTAAAACCATCTTgactgggtttaggtcagggcaTCTAAAGTAGGACTCCATCCCTGCTTGGTCAAACAGCTCTGAAGGTCTGGAGCAGCTAGACCCAAACCTGGATggcatgttgctgctgtggtggaCACAGATGTCCACTGGTCCAAACCAAATCTCTTCTGCTCGCTGTGGTTACTTAGTCGTGGTTTCTTCAGAGCTGTTTGACCCAAAAGGCCTGATTCATGCGGTCTCTGGACAGCTGATGTGTCTGCTACCAGAACCCCGTGTGGTCTTTGTCTGGGTTCTGTACTGAGGTGTTAACAATTTGTGATTTCTGAGGCTGCTGTCTTAGATGGACTCCTCAGCTCCTCAACAGTTGTCAGAGGTCTGCCACCTGTGAACCAACCTGACCTCTAATGTTTAGACCCATTATCGAGGCAAGAAATTCCTCCAGTGATCCTTGACAGGGAACGCCAGCGAAATGAAATCCCTTTCAGATGAACACCACAGATGAAGTCATTTCATACTGTATTGTTTGCAACATAGTTCCATATATCTTCCTTCATAGTTTTTATGTTTTCTGCATGTATCTACAATGCAATGAGAAGGTGGATCCAATCTTTTTAAGGATAAGAATAAGGATAAGGAAGAACTTTATTGCTAAGTACGTTTTTACACATACAAGGAATTTGACTTGGTGTTTGTTGCATgcagtgcagacaaaataacaataacagaGTAAAATAAGAATATACAtaagtaaatataaaaattaAGCATATTTAAAGTCCAGTATAAGGAAGTCAAAAGTGTCTTGTgcagggtgatggtggtgcggTGGAGccatagaggagaggagggaagggggggcgggggccaATGTCTGTGGGAGCCCTGGGCCTTGTTGAGGAGCCCTGCCGGGAAAGAATCTGTTTCCGTGACGAGAAGTTTTGGTCTTGATGGGCCTCAATCTTCTGCCCGACAGGAGTGGCTCAAAAAATTTAAATCCAGGGTGGGAGGGGTCAGCCACAATCCTGCCTGCACGCCTCAGGGTCCTGGTGGTGTACAGATGGGGcttttgaatttttaaaaaaaaattaatctaAATTCACAGACCAAAGTCACAGCCTTGTAGCGTTTGACATTTATTGTTTAAGTCACAGAAATGTTCATTTCAATGGTAACAAGCTCAACAGAAGTGCAGCTCCTGAAGTGTTGCCTCAGCACGCCCAGTTAAGGCTTGGTCTGGACATAAACCAGTCACCAGCACATGATTTTAGCATcttttgtcctctcctctcctctcctctcctctcctctcctctcctctcctctcctctcctctcctctcctctcctctcctctcctctcctctcctctcctctcctctcctctcctctcctctccctctattCCGTAGCACTCAACTGTTTTTCAAAGGAGCACTAAAACCTGGTTCAACAGTTCCCCCTCGCGTCATTTTTATTAACTACAAGCAGAATGAGTAAAGACAGCAAAATATCTCGGTTTCGATAAATCATTTATTGGGAAAACACTTTCTTTTCATGACGCTAACAACGTGAAGCTGTACATACAGAGTACATAACAGATCAAGGAAATACTCATTttttatgtctgtgtagattcttaTTCtcttatccaaggtagttttctgtgtcaactggactgttttcttgtcttttgaagacgttttgccttctattCAAAAGGctcagttattttttttttatgttctttattgtaaaaagaaaaccgctgtattttctttctcttcaccGCCTATTTTCCCCATATTTCTTAAATCTCACTTAAACGGGATGTGGGATggtttgtatttttaaacatgCAATAAATCCTTTTTTGTCACCAGAGGTCTCTTAACCTAAACGCGAGACGTGACGTCAGCGTGTCCGTCTGATCACGAGACCTGCTTCAAGTACCCTGAATGAACTTGTTTAAGGTAaattttttgtcccttttgtgtcccgtttccttctttttttcagGAAGTTTTCTAAATGTCTTGATCCAGATTTGAGGGTGACATGATTTTGATGTCTGAAGTTTGAAGACAGGTTTAGACAAAAGTCCTCTCATTCGAATCGTCTCAGTAGCAGATTAAATTTTAGTTGGGATACATGATATAAAAACAGCTCACATGCATTttagtgcaaaaaaaaaacacacacaccaaaaatcTGTTATTCAAATGTGCTGCAAACAGCTGATGTTTAACCAGAAGCACCAACATGAACGAGTCCACGCTGATGGGCAATACAACCCCCAAGTGTCAGAGCTACTCTGGAACCAGTTCTCCTACCAAAGACCTCTTGAATCTGGTTCGAGATGAGGCACTGAAATTGATCCTGTGTGAACCCGAAACATCAGCCAGTGATCGTGCgtagggtcagaggtcaggagccAAAGTGGAAGGGCTAACCTTTAACATCAGATGTACAGAATCAGAAATTTTCTCACTGTACTGCttaatgctgctgtttgtgggGAAACTACAGGCAAACAGTCAATTTCCACTCTCCAAAATTATCACTGTTCACCCCTCAACAGACGTCTCCAAGCGTTAATGGTTGCCACCCGCTCCAATCAGATGGCTTTACCCAGAATGAGGATGCTCATGATGAAGACCATGATGAAGAAGAGCCACATGAAGAAGCGATCCATCACTTTGGCAACCTTCCTCCACTCGCCGATGCGCAGCTGTGCAGCTCGCTGGTCCTGGTACGAGCTGGTGATGTACTCAATGTTCCTGCACAGGCCTTGGTGTTGGCACACACACTGGGCTTTCACAAAGATCTCCCTCTTGCTGCCCCTGGTTCTGCCTCCCCTTTGACCTCCCGggcctttcttctcctctgcctgctccttctctcctcctgtgaAGGTACTTGTGGCCTCCTCCTTTCCCACTTCACACGGTTTCGCTGCTCCTTCCTCAGAGTGGTCGATGGTCACAAACAGATCCTCCTTCAAGTCCTTGTCTGAGATCACATCCTGGCCCGTGTTTGATGCTGCATCCTCGTCCGTCCTCCCTCCCAACGCCTGCCCATTCACATCCCAATTTGCTCCTTTGGCATTGACCCCACTGGCTGACAAGACCTCGGCCTCCATTTGGGATGGCTGCCTGGACGAGGTCCCATCCATGCAGTTCTCACCAACCTCGTAGACAAAGCAGATGCGAGCGAGGTAGTTGAGGATGAAACGTTCGGCCCACGACGGGACAGGATGAGCCTCAGATCCACAGTGGTGGATGTTCATGATGAAGATAGTAAGTGCCGTTGATGCAGTGACCATCGTCATGGTGGCGATGTAGTACTTTCCTGTTGGAATGAGAAAGTAAATTATACTTTAGATGGAATCCTGAGAGCTCAGATACTGAACATGTGGCTGATGGTGGAGACAGCACATTTACCAACTTTCACCTGTATTCCATTTGACTTCAGGCGATCTGAGAGTTAAATATCTTAAAACTACTGTGATAGTTTGTTGCTAAAATAAGCTCAGAAGATTAGCTTCAAGCTTTTATTTCAGAATTTTCCTTAGTTTAGCTCTGAACAGGAAACCCCAACTTGTGAATTGCACCTGAGAGAACAGTTTCTGCCTTGAGCTGAACAAGCAGAAGAAGGTGTGCTGGACTGAACCAGTGCAGGTCACTGTCCCAGGTCACCTTCGCTGGAATCACAGGATTCCTGAAGGTTGTTAAGTTGGCTGACTTTTATAGATTTTCTACCATTGATGAGGCCTTAACGTTTAGGAAATAAACACCATTTTTGCAATATTTTCTATCAAATAAACGGCCAAACTGCATCTGCTCTCACCTATGAGCGGGACGCTCTCGGACGGCGGCATGCTCTCCGCCACCAGCAGCTGGAACACAGTGAGGGCCAGCAGCACTGTCACACCCAGAGAGACCTTCTCACCCGAGTCGGCTGGCAGGTAGAATCCCAGAGGGGCCAGAAAAGAGATCATCATGCAGGGGATGAGGAGGTTGAAGATGTAGAAGGAGGCGCGTCTTTTCAGGTGTAGGGTGAATGTGATATCTGGGTACGGATCTGAACAGCAGCCATACAGGATGACGTTCTTCTTGGCTGGCATTCCCAGAACCTTAAAGAATGACTCTAATGTGAGTTGATTTTCCGCAGCGTTCCAAACAGCGATAACGACTCACCTCCCACTCCACGTTGGGGACAAAGTCTGCGAGGTCAGCACTGTCCAAAGCGTTGAACAGATCCATCTGGTTGCCGTTGTGCGTCCAGGAACCAAAGGTTAGATGACACTCCTGCAGGTCAAAGGGGAAGTGGGCCACATCCACGGAACAGGAGCTTTTGGTGATCGCAGGCTGATCCCACATTACCTGGCCATCATGACGGAGAACCACATTGGTCTCCATAGAGCTGGAGAACTCGTCATCGGCACTGTGGTGGAGTGGATGGAGAAATCATGTGATTGCAGGGACATACATTGATGGAGATGAATCTTGAGTAACTTAATGAAGCCACCTGTTATACAGGACAATATCTGGCCTCCAAACGTAGCTGCTGGGGATCCGGATCGTATCCAGTCCGTCGTAATCCTCCTTCTTCCAGGTGAGGTAGGCGTCCATCCACACCTGGCGGACCCACAGGTACGTAGTGAGGATCTGGTTGCGCTCATCCTGGAGAGATGACATACACATGGTGTCGGAGTGGACAGGAACATGGAACATAACAGATAGGATATGGTTACCATGTCGATGATCTGGGAGAGGGTGATCTGCAGAGTGACATTGATGATGTGATCCGTGTCCTCCACTGGCCGCAGGGCGTTGGTGTAGTTGGAGAACAGGTCAGTCATCAGCTTCTGAGCAAAGCGACCATGAGCAGCAAAGTACACTAGGCAGAAGGAATGTTAGTGCTGAGCAGGAAGCCTTCCTTAGAAAGTATTCCTCGTCAGGAgaatctctgtttttttttttaaactctatTATGTTTGATAATAATACTAGTCTTTCTTTGAGCTCAGTGAGAAGCTGAGAGGACGTTGTCCTGAGGCCACTCAAAGCTCACGCAAAGAGTCATGCTAACATTAGCGCAGCGCACAGTCCAGCAACACAACGTCTTCTATGAACAGTCGCTGAAGAAAACTGTTGTTGGCACCGTCCGTCTGTACAGCACCACCATTAGAGCATTTATTAGCATTCTTACAGCATGTTGTTCCTCTTAGACCATCCCATGTCCTGCACTGGGTTTACCCACAATCCCACCTGAGGAGCTGAACAAAGGTCCATTTCAGTCTCATCACagcagatgaataaataaaagttcaCCTAAAGATAAACGGCACCTCTGAAGGACTCACATTAACCAGACATTTGCTCTTCTATAAATATTTTCACTGCCAGATGTTAATCCAGAGTCAGATTTGATCTCTCCGTGTTTCCAGCTCCTTTAATCTCCTTTTTAATCTTAGCTGACAGTTCTGTCCAGAAATGGTGACGTTTGGGTTCACGTGTAGACCTTTAATCCTCATTTAAATCACCTACATTATTCTCTCATGGTCTCcttctctcgcacacacacacacacacacacacacacacacacacacacacacacacatacacacacacacacacacacacacacaccctctttaATTAACCTAATAATCTCCTCAGGATTGGCCACATCAATCTGAGTCAGCAGACTAATTAATATGGAGGACGATGGACCCACAGCAGACCAGCTGATCTTTCTACTTCTATTTAAGATAATTTATAAGGTGTTTGCGCCTCATCATCGCAATGAGAAATTGTAAATACACCAGCCAATAAAAGCTGGTGTAGAGTGAGTTATTTACCATTTATCTACCTTTATTTCTAGCTGCCCTGATGCTTCAAATTCATTCCGGCTGTTTGGATTCGAACTGCTGTCAAACACTTGAACGGGACCTTGTGGAGACACCTCAGATGGTTTGTCTGAGCCAAACAGTGGGGAAATGTGTTGCTGAAGCTAAAGACACAAAGTGGGAGGACAGATGATGATGTGGACATGTTTTAAAGATGGAACAAAGAGATTTGTGGTTCCTTTTCGGCTGGGCCCGATGTTCTGCTTTATGCCCATTAGAGTCCGAATCACACATGCCTTGCTCATAGAAGGAAGTGAGTTTGTTCAACGACCTTCAGATAGAAAGGAAATCATTTATCAAGCTGCAACCGCTGATCTTTAACATCCTTTGTACATACATGGACATGTGGAGGTGAAGCTGTGGCCATCTGCAATCGTCCCCTTAAAGGATGATGCCTTTGGTGAAAGGACCCAGTGAATGAATCACTTTAATGGAAGCAGGAGCCTGTTTCTGAAAGCAGCTCCCACAGTTGCAAAGAAAAGGTTCAGATAAAAGTACTCTGCTCACAGCAGGTCTGTTTCTGTGTCCAACACATTCATTTCCTCTAAAATTTACATTAGTTCTGACACTGTATACACAACCTGAGGACACATTCAGTGTCTTCAGCCAGCCTGCATGTTCCTGGTCCTAGAGGTGGATCTCATCCCCATTCTTCTAGATCATGTGACCTTATTTAGTGTTTCTCATGCAACTGATGAAGAACACCATCCTTTAAAAAATCCTCCATATTTGACAAGAAACATGTTACAGCAGACCCATGTTATCAGTCATAGAAATTCCTTAAACAAATTTGGATGCAGTGTTTCTCCAGTTTTCTCTCTACCGAGCAGACATCTGCATCCTTGACTCTCCTCGGTGAGGGATGGATTGAGTTGGACAAGCAAGAGAACCTTGAAGACTTTCCAAACCTCAGCTGTGATCACTGGAACCTTCAGATGAACATTTACCATTCAGAAAATTAAtcatttcatcttttctttaatttcttcAGTGTGTTTAAATGGGAAAGTTGAGAATGGGTCACTACATAGAAGAACTTCTTAGAACCATCCAACATCTATTAGACCTTTTTAAGGACCAGAAAGCACCAAAAACAACTCCCAAGAACCTTTTCTAGAGCCAAGAACTGACTAAAAAGTCCCTAAACTGCCACTGGAACTTCCTCAGTGGCCCTCAAAACAGCGCGGTGGAGAACACATTCTCACATCAAAGAATCCTGAAGCAGCAAAGCCATCGCAGCTTTAGAACCACGCTGTTGCATTATCAGTCAGTTCAGCTCATTCAGGGATGTTTTATTCTTAATGACATCTGTCTTGGAGATAAGGAGGTTCTCACctgggaggaagagcagcagcaggagcgagCCGCTGTGTAGAGGCTTCATtccgctccctcctctctgattcGATCAATACCGATCAATACGCTCACGCTTCTGACGGACCGCCAACAGGCAAATGCTGTGAAGAGAGAAGGatatggagagagaggaaaagagagggagagaacagaagagagagagagagctgtggTGGCCCCTCCTGTGTGAGGGGCCGTTAGTGTCCCACCCAGGCTGGACGTAAAATACAAACTTTTCGTCAATGCTGGAAAAGTtatgataaaagaggataataaGAAGAAATGAGACTTGTTGGATTCTTTACTTACTGTAAAAAGGTTGCAAAAATTTGCTAAAGATTAACAGACGCAGTTAAACCTCATATTTGTGATCTGAGGCATTATTTACAGATAACATGTTTAATTAAATACATATAAGGTTCTTAATTCTGGCTGTACACAGAAGAACCAGGCAGCTAATTACTATTTTCATAAATGTTTCTTTACTTAAATGTGGCTGAATGAGTCTCATCAGCACCCACAGTCCCGTAAATGAGCTCAAAGCCCCTGAGAACACctttaaggtcaaaggtcaacaccaaacacacagacagctgTTCAGAGTCACATTATTAAATGATGAAACAAAGTTTGAAAAGTGGCCTGAGGTCATTTAAGAGGAGATTAACGGATTAGCAGTAGAGTAAATTGGCTGATAGTCACTGTGGCGATGAAGTGAAAATAGGCAAAACCATTTATATTATATAACTTATATTTATATAATTACTGAcaatgagaaaaaaacaactttaactGAGTGTTCAGGCTGAAGGAAGTTAAAGGGTATCACATTAAAGGAAAAATATGCTCATGAGAAAGGATCTAAGAAATAAAAAATTGCGATGAAGAGAATTAAAAGAATTTTCACACTCATTAAATCATGCTGAAACACATAGTTACAGCCCATCGTGACTGACAGGAGCCACAATAGCTGCTCCCAAAGCCAGTTTGTGGTTTGCCTCAACTGTTTTAAACAGGCACAGAATAGAAGAAGTTGGATCGTTGAAACCTTGAATTAACGTCTGTGTCATCAAGTTTTAccggaggaaaaaaaactgaacaAAGAAGTGACAAAAACCTGAACTGATGTGATTGCCATAGATTCTTCAGACTCCCCTGatgttttggtcttttttttccagctttgtTAAATGAAATTAAAGGATTCTTCAGGTTAATTGAACTGGGACACTGTTGTCAGGATCTGCTTTAAGTCCTCTTGACAATTAATATCAGAGGCTCTCAGGCAGCTTGAAGGTTGAATCTAAACTGCTctaaacaacagaaaacaaatTACCGGTAGTCTATTTTTTAAAGAACTTCaccccaaaaccaaaaaaaaatacatttataaatgctTTTTAGTTTTGACAGTGGCGTGGTCAAGGAATGAATGCAGAAGTGTCAGTTGCATCTATGAGATGATACATCATGTCCAAAGCAGTTAAGATAAATGGTCAGTGGCAATAAAAGTGagcaatgaaataaataaaattatattGTAGCTGATCATTTTGGTTTCCAGTTTGGAAATACAAAACAGATTTCAAATCCAGGAATGGACTAATTCAATAAAAAGCAGAGAtgactgtaaaaaataaaaataaagctgattggATTTCCAACTTGAGTAAAatcggggggaaaaaatagacACTTACCGGTATTATAAAAGAAGTTCCACCAAAcatccactagagggcgccatATCAGAAATGTGGTTACAATTTATTCACCGCAGATACGGTGTCGGTTTCAATTACTTTACATAAACTTTAATTCTGCATTTATTCATGTAAATCTGCAGTAAAATTTATCATTAATCCTAAAATGCCGTTATTCATTGTTTACGTTAATTGacgttgtggcaggacgaggaacgactcagacagagcagatggtttggacgtctttattctgcatcctCCGGACAACACTAAATGGCACGTTGAACAGTGCATCACATCAaagatacacccctatgtgtccccccccccaaacacccagaagggaaacagcagagagaggaaaaagaaaataaactaaaaatTTTACATATCAGTCCCTGATGGGGTTTAATCAGTCTGCCATaacggcggcagcggcggcccTCTTCTGGGAACGCAGATGAGTTGCAGGCAGGAGTACACAAGTAcacagcaggctgtaaattTGAACAAAGATAATCAGATAAGACATTCTGGACCTTAGGAGGACGGCCCTGACGGGCGACCTGAGCCAGCAACACATCCTGCCCAACCAGCAAATACGCAGGCTTCAGCCTATTCAATGTGATCCGCTCCGACTGACCACCCATATCGAGCACGAAACTCTTCGCCCCCGTCTTGAGCACCTGGAATGGGCCGTCGTACGGATGGTGAAGGGGTGACCGGTGGGCGTCATGTCGTACGAAAACAAAGCGAGCCGTTGCCAAGTCCGTCGGTACAAACGACCGCGGAAAACAGTGGAGCACGGGGGATGGAGACAGAGCGGGCCCAGCCGAAAAGGAACTTCTGGCAGGAAAGTTACAAGG
This window harbors:
- the LOC446028 gene encoding neuronal acetylcholine receptor subunit alpha-9 isoform X1; protein product: MKPLHSGSLLLLLFLPVYFAAHGRFAQKLMTDLFSNYTNALRPVEDTDHIINVTLQITLSQIIDMDERNQILTTYLWVRQVWMDAYLTWKKEDYDGLDTIRIPSSYVWRPDIVLYNSADDEFSSSMETNVVLRHDGQVMWDQPAITKSSCSVDVAHFPFDLQECHLTFGSWTHNGNQMDLFNALDSADLADFVPNVEWEVLGMPAKKNVILYGCCSDPYPDITFTLHLKRRASFYIFNLLIPCMMISFLAPLGFYLPADSGEKVSLGVTVLLALTVFQLLVAESMPPSESVPLIGKYYIATMTMVTASTALTIFIMNIHHCGSEAHPVPSWAERFILNYLARICFVYEVGENCMDGTSSRQPSQMEAEVLSASGVNAKGANWDVNGQALGGRTDEDAASNTGQDVISDKDLKEDLFVTIDHSEEGAAKPCEVGKEEATSTFTGGEKEQAEEKKGPGGQRGGRTRGSKREIFVKAQCVCQHQGLCRNIEYITSSYQDQRAAQLRIGEWRKVAKVMDRFFMWLFFIMVFIMSILILGKAI
- the LOC446028 gene encoding neuronal acetylcholine receptor subunit alpha-9 isoform X2, coding for MKPLHSGSLLLLLFLPVYFAAHGRFAQKLMTDLFSNYTNALRPVEDTDHIINVTLQITLSQIIDMDERNQILTTYLWVRQVWMDAYLTWKKEDYDGLDTIRIPSSYVWRPDIVLYNSADDEFSSSMETNVVLRHDGQECHLTFGSWTHNGNQMDLFNALDSADLADFVPNVEWEVLGMPAKKNVILYGCCSDPYPDITFTLHLKRRASFYIFNLLIPCMMISFLAPLGFYLPADSGEKVSLGVTVLLALTVFQLLVAESMPPSESVPLIGKYYIATMTMVTASTALTIFIMNIHHCGSEAHPVPSWAERFILNYLARICFVYEVGENCMDGTSSRQPSQMEAEVLSASGVNAKGANWDVNGQALGGRTDEDAASNTGQDVISDKDLKEDLFVTIDHSEEGAAKPCEVGKEEATSTFTGGEKEQAEEKKGPGGQRGGRTRGSKREIFVKAQCVCQHQGLCRNIEYITSSYQDQRAAQLRIGEWRKVAKVMDRFFMWLFFIMVFIMSILILGKAI
- the LOC446028 gene encoding neuronal acetylcholine receptor subunit alpha-9 isoform X3, producing the protein MTDLFSNYTNALRPVEDTDHIINVTLQITLSQIIDMDERNQILTTYLWVRQVWMDAYLTWKKEDYDGLDTIRIPSSYVWRPDIVLYNSADDEFSSSMETNVVLRHDGQVMWDQPAITKSSCSVDVAHFPFDLQECHLTFGSWTHNGNQMDLFNALDSADLADFVPNVEWEVLGMPAKKNVILYGCCSDPYPDITFTLHLKRRASFYIFNLLIPCMMISFLAPLGFYLPADSGEKVSLGVTVLLALTVFQLLVAESMPPSESVPLIGKYYIATMTMVTASTALTIFIMNIHHCGSEAHPVPSWAERFILNYLARICFVYEVGENCMDGTSSRQPSQMEAEVLSASGVNAKGANWDVNGQALGGRTDEDAASNTGQDVISDKDLKEDLFVTIDHSEEGAAKPCEVGKEEATSTFTGGEKEQAEEKKGPGGQRGGRTRGSKREIFVKAQCVCQHQGLCRNIEYITSSYQDQRAAQLRIGEWRKVAKVMDRFFMWLFFIMVFIMSILILGKAI